The following is a genomic window from Deinococcus aerolatus.
CGGAGGCCGTGACCGTCACGCTGGACGGCGAGGGCAGCCTGACCGTCACGGCGCGGGAAACGCACCGCCTGCCCGCGCACCCGGTCCATGCGGTGGATACCACCGGGGCCGGCGACACCTTCTGCGGCGTGCTGACCGCGCGGCTCTCGGACGGCGATGGGCTGGCGGCCGCGTTGCGCTGGGCCGGCATCGCCGCCGCCCTGGCCTGCACCCGCCCCGGCGCCCAGGACGCCATGCCGAGCTGGGCCGAAGTTCAGCGGGAAAGTGAGCGCTGACGCGTGGCGCTGCCCTCCATCCCCTGTTAGCCTGACCCCATGCGTTACCGGATTTTCACCGAACAGGACACCGACGCGCTTCAGGCGCTGGATCTGAGTGTGCAGCGGCACCTGGACCCCGCCTTCGATACCCTGCCTGAACGCGAGCGCGAGGGCCGCATCAGCACCAGCCTGCCCGCGCTGAAGTTCTACGAGCGCAGCGAGCATTCCTTTGTGGCCGAGGAAGACGGTCAGCTGGCGGGATTCATCTTCGCGCAGTCGGTGTGGCAGGGCGACAAGCCCATCGTGCTGGTGCGGACCCTGAGCCTGTTGCCCGGTGCGCCCACGGAGACCGCCCAGGGCCTGCTGCACGCCACGGTCAAGAGCGCCTACGACGCCGCCGTCTACGAGGTGCATTTTCCGCTGGTGCCGGGTCTGGAAGACACCGCACGCGCCGAGGAAGCGGTCGCCCTCGGGGCCTACGCGGTGCGGCACCTGGGCAGCCGCCTGGAGACTTCACCGGGTCAGCGGCTGGGCAGCCACGGCAACGCCGCGTCACACCCTGCTGGGGGTGGTGGGATTTTCGGCCCGCCGGACGCAGGGGACACCGCATAATGGCAGGCATGAACACTTCCGCCACCCGTGTGCTGCTGGGCGTCCGCGGCATGTCCCGTGACGCAGGGCAGACGGTTGCCGCCGCCCTGGCCGCCCTGCCCGGCGTGTCGAGGGCCACCCCCGACGACGGCCAGATCGAGGTGCATTACGATCCCACGCAACTGACCATCATGGATCTGGTGCGTGCAGTGCGCGGTCAGGGTTTCCTGGCCGGAATGCTGTAGCGGTGGCGCTGGGGTACGTCGGAGTGCTGACCATGCGGCTGGAAATGCCGTGGGTGGGCAACCTCAAGGAGAAACGCGCCTTGGTGCGCCCGGTTGTCGAGCGCCTGAAGGCCCGCTTTCCCCTGACCGTGGCCCGCCTGGACGGGCTGGACGCCCATGACTGGGAAGTGATCGGCGTGGCCACCATCAGCAACGACTACGGCTGGGTCAAGGAAACCCTGAAGATGGCCGCCGACTACATTGCCAGCGAGGGGCCGTACCGCGTGGCCTCGGAGGACACCGAGATCACGGTGATCGGCGAGGGCGATCTGGAAGAGGAAGAGCTGGCGGACTGAGCGGGAGGTTATCTGACCCTGTTGCAGCCGACTCCATCCTTGTCCCGGTCCAACCCTGGCGTATAACTGGCCTCAGTCTTCTTGATGTCGAACAGGCCGACTTTGCTCAGCTCAGTGCAGCGTCCATACCTGGCCTTGACCCGTGGGCGCTCCAACCAGCCCGTCTTGCCCTGAGCGGTGACTTCGCACCACGTGGCCGTACAGGAAAGGATGTCCAGGCTGGCTTTGGCGGGCAACGTCGCAAGCAACGGGCTGGTGGAGCTGGCCTGCGCGTGCAGGCGGGCGGATGCGGGGACACTTCCTGGGTAGGCCAGGGCCGTCGAGACGACGGCAAGCAGAAAAGTGGCCCAGCGTTTCAGTTGCATAGGTAGAAGCCATCATGGCACCCCGGTCCATCCATTGAGACTGCAACGGTGCGTCACTCCGTCCGCCCGAGCCCCGTGTTAGCCTCGCCGCGTGATCGAACGTTACCTGACGCCCGAAATGAAGACCCTCTGGTCCGAGGCCAGCAAGTACCGCGCGTGGCTGCGCGTGGAACTTGCTGCGATGGACGCCCAGGCCAGTCAGGGCGAGGTGCCGCGCGAGGCCCACACGGCGCTGCTGGAGCAGACGGGGGCCGATCCCATTGACGAGGCTTTCGCCGCCCGCGTGGCTGAGATTGAGGCCGTTACCCGCCACGACATCGTGGCGTTTACCCGCGCCCTGAGCGAGCGCTACGGTGACGAGGCCCGCTTTATCCACCATGGCCTGACCAGCACCGACGTGGTGGACACCGCCCAGAACCTGCTGCTGGATGAGGCCCTGGGCCTGATCCTCGATGATGCGGGTGCGCTGCGTGAGGTCTGCCGCACCCAGGCGCTGGCGTACAAGCACACGCCCACGGTGGGCCGGACCCACGGCATCCATGCCGAGCCCATGACCTTCGGCCTCAAGTTTCTGAACTGGATGGCCGCGCTGGACCGTGACCTGGAGCGCCTGGCGGCAGCCCGCAGGCGCATTCAGGTGGTGATGCTGTCCGGCTCGGTGGGCACCTACGCCCACGTCTCCCCGCAGGTGGAGGTGGAGGTGGCCCGCGCCTGGGGCTGGGAAGCCGCGCCCGTGACCAACCAGACCCTGGCCCGTGACCGCCACGCCGAGGTGCTGGCGGCCCTGGCCATCTTCGGCACCACGCTGGAAAAGATTGCCGTGGAAATTCGCCACCTGCAGCGCTCGGAGGTCCGGGAAGCGATGGAACCCTTCGGCAAGGGACAAACCGGCAGCAGCTCCATGCCGCACAAGAAAAACCCGATCCTGACCGAGAACGTGACCGGCTTTGCCCGGCTGCTGCGCGGTTTCCTGACCACCGGCCTGGAAAACGTGGCCCTGTGGCACGAGCGCGACATCAGCCACTCCAGCGCCGAGCGCGTGATTCTGCCCGACGCCACCGCCGCCGCCAGCTACGCCACCCGCCGCCTGACCGGGGTGCTGCGCGATCTGGTGGTGTTCCCCGAGCGCATGCTGAAGAACATGAACGATCTGGGCGGGCTGGTGTTCAGCCAGCGCGTGCTGCACGCCCTGATTGACGAGAAGGGCATGTCGCGTGAGGCTGCCTACGATCTGGTACAGCGCCACGCCCTGAAAAGCTGGGAAACCGGTGAGGGCCTGCGCGAGTTGCTGGCCGCCGACGCCGAATGCCCGCTGAATGCCGCCGAACTGGACGGGGCCTTCGATCTGGCGTGGTACCTGAGGCACGTGGACGACATCTACGTGCGCTTCGGGATGTAGCCGCCCCGGTCCGGCGCTGCCGCGCCGCGCCATCCCTTATGCTGTTTCCATGGGATTTATTCTCCGGCTTCTGGTCAACGCGCTGGCGCTGTATCTGCTGACGCAGGTGTATTCGGGCGTGTTCTTCGAGGGCGGCGCCGCGGTGGGCAGCGTGCTGATCGCCGCGCTGGTGATGGGCATTGTGAACGCGCTGATCCGCCCGGTGCTGCTGCTGCTCTCGCTGCCGCTGACCCTGCTGACGCTGGGCCTATTCACTCTGGTGGTCAACGGCGTGGTGTTGCTGCTGGTGGCGGCGGTCACGGCGCTGGATACGGCGGGTTTCGGCGCGGCCATCGTGGGGGCCCTGATCCTGACCGTCATTTCCTGGCTGCTCGACGCCGTGGTGGGAGCGCTGGGGCTGGACGGCCGGCGTGCCTGAAGTGGCTGCGCGGGTGCAGCCCCAGGTTGTCCGCTCCCCGGAGGCCCTGCGTTCGGCACTGGCCGGACGGGGCCGCGTGGGGCTGGTACCGACCATGGGCTATCTGCACGACGGCCACGCCACCCTGATGCGCCGCGCCCGCGAGGTTTGCGACGTGCTGGTGGTCAGCATCTTCGTCAATCCGTTGCAGTTCGGCCCTGCCGAGGACCTGGCCGCCTACCCCCGTGATCTGGAGCGCGATCTGGGCGTGGTGGAGGCGGCGGGCGTGGACGTGGTGTTCATGCCCACTTCGGAGACCATGTACCCGCCTGCTTTCAATACCCGCGTGGTGGTGTCGGGCGTCAGTGAGGGGCTGGACGGGGCCTCGCGTCCCGGTCACTTCGTCGGGGTGGCGACGGTGGTGCTCAAGCTGCTGAATCTGGTGCGCCCGGACGTGGCTTTTTTCGGCGAGAAGGACTGGCAGCAGCTGACCGTGCTGCGCCAGATGGTCCGTGACCTGAACGTGCCGGTGGACGTGGTGGGGCTGCCCACCGTGCGCGCGCCCTCGGGGCTGGCCCTCAGCAGCCGCAACAGCTACCTGAGCACGGAGCAGCAGGCGCGGGCCGCCGTGCTGTCGCGCGCTCTGACGGCGGTGCAGACCGCGTATGCCAGCGGCGAGCGGACGGCTGCGGCGCTGCGCCAGGCTGGGCTGGACGTGCTGGCCACCGAGCCCGAGGTCACGCTGGATTACCTGAGCGTCGTGGGCCGTGACATGCAGGAAAGAGAGGTTGTGGACAATGATTCCATGACCCGTGTGCTGGTGGCGGCCCGAATGTTCGGCGTCCGGCTGATCGACAACATGCCGCTGGGTTCGGCCCACCCGGAGGCGAATCCCGCGTGACCCTGGACGAGCTGCTGCAGGAGATGGTGGGCCGCCGGGCCTCGGACATTCACCTGCACGCTGGCAGCCCGCCGATGGGCCGGGTGGACGGCCACCTGGTGGCCTTTGGCGCGCAGGCGCTGATGCCTCCCGACACTGCCCTGCTGGCGCAGGCGCTGATGTCCGCCGAGCAGTGGGACGACTTTGCCTACCGCAACGAGCTGGACCTGGCCTACGGGGTGTCCGGGCTGGGCCGCTTCCGCTGCAACATCTTCCGGCAGCGCGGTTCGGTGGGCATTGTCATGCGGGTGGTGACCGACGCCGTTCCCGGCTTCGAGTCGCTGGGCCTGCCGGCCGGCGTCCTGCAGGGCCTGGCCGAGGCCCCGCGCGGCCTGATTCTGGTGACTGGCCCCACCGGCAGCGGCAAGTCCACCACCCTGGCCAGCCTGATCGACCACATCAACTGCACCTTTGCCTCCAACGTCATCACGGTGGAAGACCCCATCGAGATCCTGCACAGGAACAAGAAGAGCATCGTGGTGCAGCGCGAGATCGGCACCGATACCCGCGATTTCCGCACTGCCCTGAAATACGCCATGCGTCAGGACCCCGACGTGATTATGATCGGCGAGATGCGCGACAAGGAGACCGTCGAGGCCGCCCTGAGCGCGGCGCAGACGGGACACCTTGTCCTCAGCACCCTGCACACCCAGGACGCGGTGCGGTCTGTCAACCGCATCATCGACTTCTTCGCCCCCTACGAGCGTGCCCAGGTCCGGCTGCAACTGGCCGAAACGCTGGTGGGCATCGTCAGCCAGCGGCTTCTGCGGCGTTCGGACGGCGTGGGGCGTGCGCTGGCGCTGGAGGTGATGCTCAACACCCCCCTGATCCAGGAATACATCAAGGACGAGGCCAAGACCCCGCTGATCAAGGACGCCCTGATGGAAGACAACATTCGCGGCATGCATACCTTCGATCAGCATCTGGCACAGCTGTACCAGCACAACATGATCACCATGGATGAGGCCCTGAACGCCGCGAGCAGTCCTCATGAGCTGAAGCTGATGGTCACGCGCAGCGGCCACGGGTACTAGCCGGAGACTCTGGATACTCTAGAGACAACGCGTCGCCGTTTGCCCTTCCGGCGCCTAGTACCGACCTTTCACCTGTCGTGTAGATCATCCTCCACCGCGCTGGAGAGGGTGCTACACTGTGAGCGTCAGATTGGCATAAGCGTAAGCAACGGGTTTCTCGTTCTCGTACCCCGGTTGTCCGAACTGTATCGGCATTTTTTTTGTGTCATACCCATTCACGGACAAGAGTAGGGGCGAAAGGTAGGCGTACTCATGGCAGAAGTCATCCTGGAACATATCAACAAGATGTACGGCAGCAAGCAGCATGCGGTGAAGGATTTCAACCTTCACATCGAGGACCGCGAGTTCATGGTCTTCGTGGGGCCGTCCGGCTGCGGCAAGTCCACCACCCTGCGCATGATCGCGGGTCTGGAAGATATCAGCGACGGCATCCTGAAGATCGGAGACCGCGTGGTCAACGACGTGCCGCCCAAGGACCGCGACATCGCAATGGTGTTCCAGAACTACGCGCTGTACCCGCACATGAACGTCTACGAGAACATGGCCTTCGGCCTGAAACTGCGCAAGACCCCAAAAGAAGAGATCGAGCGCCGCGTGCGTGACGCCGCCAAGATCCTGCAGATCGAGCACCTGCTGGGCCGCAAGCCCAAGGAACTGTCCGGCGGTCAGCGTCAGCGCGTGGCGATGGGCCGCGCCATCGTGCGCGAACCCGCCGTGTTCCTGATGGACGAGCCTCTTTCCAACCTCGACGCCAAGCTGCGCGTCGAGATGCGCTCGCAGATCAACCAGCTGCATCGCCGGCTGGGCGCCACAATCGTTTACGTGACCCACGATCAGGTGGAGGCCATGACGCTGGGCAACCGCATCGTGGTGATGCGCGACGGCCTGATCATGCAGGTGGACACGCCCATGAACCTCTACGACTTCCCGCAGAACAAGTTCGTGGCGGGCTTTATCGGCAGCCCCAGCATGAACCTGATCAGCGGCAAGGTGCAGAACGGCCAGTTCATGATCGGCACGGACCGCGTGGCCGCGATGGGCAAGTTGGAGCAGAGCCTGAAAGCCTATGAGGGCAAGGAAGTCCTGATGGGCATCCGCCCCGAGCACATCGGGTTGATCGGGCTGACCGAGACGCCCGTGGGCACCAACGTGGTTCGCGGCAAGGTCGTGGTTGTCGAGCCGCTGGGCGCGCAGACTGACCTGATCGTTGAGGTTGCCGGTCAGGACGTGACCGTCAAGGTGGAAGGTCAGGCCCTGGTGCAGCCCGGCGACGATATCGAACTGGTGATTGACCAGACCCGTCTGCATGCCTTTGACACGGCCACCGAATTGGCTATCGACCGGGGCACGGCCCTCGGTAAGCGCGGTCAGGCCGACACCCCTGCCCTGGGCTACGAGTACCCCGGCGTGGCCAAGAAGGGCGCGGAAGCCATGTTGAGCAAGGACCGCACCGTCGCCAGCGACTGATTCGGTTTAGTGAAGCTGGAAGGGCCGGAGGCGTGGTTGCGCCTCCGGCCCTTCCGTGTGGTGCTGTCGCTCCGGGGCTCAGCCGCGCACGTCCCGGTTGCCGAACACCGGCGCGGCAATCCAGACCAGTGCGGCCCCCAGCAGCAGGCAGACCAGCAGGGGCGTGGGGCTGACCCCGCGTTCCAGCGGCAAATCGCTCAGCGCGTATTTCCAGGGGTTGAGCCACGCCACATCGCCCAGGAGCGGCACCTGCGCCGCCACGCTCTGTAGCACCACCAGCCCGATGCCCAGGCCCGCGCCCACCCCGGCGGCCAGACCGGAGCGGCCGGTCGCCGCGCCGACGGCGAAGGCCAGCGCCCCGAACAGCCAGGCGCCCAGCGTGTGCAGCGCCGCCGCGCCCAGCAGTCTTCCGGCGGGCAGCGGGGCCTGAAACACCTGTCCGGCCAGCCAGATACTCAGGAACAGCACGGTGCCCAGCGCCAGCAGCATGGTCAGCAGGGCGGCCCCACGGCCCAGCAGCAGGGCGCCGCGTGGCAACGGCTGTGCCAGGGGAAACTCCAGCCAGCCGCGCTCCTCGTGACCCGCAATCAGCGCCGAGCCCTGCAGGGCGGCGAAGATGGTGAGCAGGACGGGCATCAGGCTCAGGAGCTTGCCGCCCACGTACCCGGCGGGCGTGCCCAGGTTGTCGCCTGCCAGCGCCCGCAGCGATTGGGGCAGGGTCTGCATCAGGTCAGCCAGGGCGCTGTTGCCCTTGAGCAGCGGAAAGAAGGCCAGCAGAGTCACCGTGTACAGCGTGATACCCACCGCCCACCACAGGACGCTGCGCCGCGAGTCCTTCATCGTCTGTGCCCACACTTCAAGCCACATGAATGTCCGCCATGCGCGGCGTTTCGCTGCGGTACTCGTCCATGAAGGCGTCCTCCAGCGTGGACGGCGTAAGGCTCAGTGAGGACAGCGACTGACCCGCCAGCGCCCGGACCAGCGCGTCGGGGCCGCCGCGCCACTGCCCCCGGAAGTCCAGCCCGTCGGTCACGCCGCCGCTCATACCGGGTAGCGCGGCAAGGTCGACGCTGGGGGGGCGGGCAAAACGCAGCGTCACCTGTTGCGGCAGGCTGGCCTTGAGTTCACGCACGCCCTCCACCCGGATCAGTTCGCCGCGCCGGATGATGCCCACCCGCCCAGCAATACGCTCGATCTCGCTCAGGACGTGGCTGGACAGAAACACGGTGCGGCCCTCGCTGCTGGCCTCGCGCAGCAGGTCCAGCGCGGTTTCCTGGGCCAGCGGGTCCAGACCGTTGGTGGGTTCGTCCAGCATCAGCAGTTCGGGGCGGTGCATCAGGGCCAGGGTCAGGCCCACCTTCTGGCGGTTGCCCTTGCTCAGGGTGCCCAGGCGGACGTCCAGCCGCAGCTGCAGCCGCCGGGCCACCTCCAGCCCGTAGGTGTTGCTGGCACCGCCGCGCAGTCGGCAACTGCGGGTCATCAGGTCGCGGGCCGTGTGGTCCCGGACCAGGTGGACCTCGCCGGGCAGGTAGCCCACCCGCCGGTGAACCGCTACCCGCTGCTGCCACACGTCATGGCCCAGGATCTGCCCACGGCCCCCGGTGGGCCGCAGGAAACCCATCAGCGTCCGGATGGCAGTGGTCTTGCCCGCACCGTTCGGCCCGATGAAACCGAAAATCTCGCCTGCGGGCACACTCAGCGTCAGCGGGGCCAGGCCCACGCCAGGGGCATACAGTTTGCTGAGGCCGCTGGTTTCTATGGCGTTCATGCGTCCTCCGGTGTGGTCCCGTACGGCCTGGGCGGGGTGGTCGTTGACCTGGGGTGACACGTCGGTCCATCCGGGTGCAGTCAACGTCTCAGGGCCGTGGAGTCTGTGGCGGGGCTCTCGGTTCGTCTCGCTCTGGTCTTCAGACGTACTACGCGGGCTTGCCCCTGTTGGTTTCCAGATCTCGGCGCCACGCTCAGACCCGCAGTCCCGGCAATCCATGGAGGCGCCCATTATGGGACTGATGCTGCGGAACCGGAGGACGTGCCAGTCAGCTGGCACCTCACCGGGGCGGCAGGCACAACCGGTGGTCTGCGCTGACTGCTAACGTGATCTGCATCTGACATCACCCGTGCCCGAATCTGCTAAAATCTTCGTTCGGGTGTCCCGCCCACTCGCGGCCAGCAGAACTGGCGCAGGAGTTGAGGCGGGCTTTTTGAGGTCGGTCCTGACGCCCCAGCGCACTTTTCCCTGGCCTGTGGCGCGGACCGGAAGCACCACGCAAACAACACACTGTCCTCCCACTTGTCGGGCTTTCTCCGGCAGGCAGCGCCGGGCAGAAGAGAGGAAAAAATATGGAATACCGGAACATCGCTATCATCGCGCACGTCGACCACGGCAAGACCACCCTGGTGGACGCCCTGCTCCGCCAGACCCTCAAGCTCGGCCACGGTGAGGAAATCGCCGAGCGGGCCATGGACAGCAACGACCTGGAAAAGGAACGTGGCATCACCATTCTCGCCAAGAACACGGCGGTGGAGTACAAGGGCGTCAAGATCAACATCGTCGACACCCCCGGCCACGCGGACTTCGGCGGGGAAGTGGAGCGCGTGCTGGGCATGGTGAACGGTTGCCTGGTGCTGGTGGACGCGGCAGAAGGCCCGATGCCCCAGACCCGCTTCGTGCTGCGCAAGGCGATTGAACTGGGCCTCAAGCCCATCGTGGTGATCAACAAGATCGACCGCATCGACGCGCGGCCCGAGGAAGTGGTCAACATGACCTTCGACCTGATGGCCGACCTGGGCGCGAACGACGATCAGCTGGATTTCCCGATCCTGTACGCGATTGCCCGTGAAGGCAAGGCGTTCAAGGACCTGAACAACCCGCAGGAGGACATGCACGAACTGTTCGAGATGGTTCTGGAGCATATTCCTGCGCCTCCCACCGACCTGGAGGCCCCCTTCCAGATGCTGGTGACCAACCTGGACTACTCCGAGTACCTGGGCCGCATCGTGCTGGGCCGGGTGCAGCGCGGCACGGTCAAGAAGGGCGAATTCGTGCAGCTGATGCACAAGGACGGCACGATGACCAAGTCGCGCGTCATTCAGCCGTTCACCCACATGGGCCTGCGCCGCATCGAGGCCGATCAGGTCAGTGCGGGTGACATCGTGGCGCTGGCCGGCATCGAGGACGCGCAGATCGGGGAAACCGTGGCCGATCTGGCCGATCCCGAGGCCTTGCCCATCATCACCGTGGACGAACCCACCGTGAGCATGACCTTCCAGCCCAACACCTCGCCTTTTGCGGGCAAGGACGGCAAATACGTCACCTCCCGCCACCTGAACGACCGCCTCAAGCGCGAAGTGATGACCAACGTGTCGCTGAAGGTCGAAGAGGTGCGCCCCGACGAGTTCATCGTGTCCGGACGCGGCGAGCTGCACCTGAGCATCCTGCTGGAAACCATGCGCCGCGAGGGCTATGAGGTGCAGGTGGGCAGCCCGCAGGTGATCATCCGCGAGATTGACGGCGAGAAGCACGAGCCGGTCGAGCACCTGGTCATCGACGTGCCGGAGCAGCACGCCAGCAGCGTGATCGGTGTGCTGGGCGGGCGCAAGGGCCAGATGGTCAACATGGAGCCGCAGGGCAGCCGCAGCCGCGTGGAGTTCAAGATTCCCTCGCGGGCGCTGTTCGGGTTCCGCAACCAGTTCCTGTCCATGACCCAGGGCGAGGGCATCATGAGCCACGTCTTTGACGGCTACGCGCCGTGGGCCGGGGACATCAAGATCCGCCAGAACGGCTCGCTGGTCAGCATGGAAGACGGCCCGGCCTTCGCGTACTCGATCTGGAAGCTGCAGGACCGTGGCTCGTTCTTCATCGACGCGGGCGCGGAAGTGTACGTGGGCATGATCGTGGGTGAAAACGCCCGCGAGCAGGACATGAACGTTAACGTCTGCAAGAACAAGAAGCTGACCAACGTGCGCTCCAGCGGTGCGGACGACGCCCTGACGCTGACCCCGCCCCGCCGCCTGAGCCTGGAAGATGCCCTGGAATACATCGGCAGTGACGAACTGGTGGAGCTGACGCCCCACAACATCCGCCTGCGCAAGAAGGTGCTGAACCCCAGCATGCGCAAGTAAACCGACTCCACCCAGAAGAGAAGCCCCCGCTCCTGCAAAGGACACGGGGGCTTCTCTTCTGGGCTGGACTGTGTCCATGCTGATGACGCGAATGCGTCTCCGCGCTCAGCTCTTGCGGAGTTTTGGCCCCAGGCTCAGCTCCGATTCTGCCGTGCCGAAGCGTTCGCGCAGAAAGCGGCCCTGGCTCAGGAGGCGGTCCGCCGTGGCGTGGTCATGGCGCAGCGCCTCGCGCACGCCGTCTTCCAGCAGACCCAGCTGCTCGGTCAGCAGCGTTTCGGGCGGCTGGCCCTGGCTTTCCAGGGTGCGCCGCGCACCCTCGGTGAGATTCAGGTAGGCCCGCAGCGTGTCGGGCAGGTAGGCCTCGCGGGTCTGCGACAGCAGGTAGGCAGTGCGGCTGTCACCGTCCACCCCGGCGCGGTGAGCGTCAATCACTGTGCACAGCAGTTCCCAGGCCTGGGTGCGGGCCGGTCCGGGCAGGCGCAGGGCCAGCGATTCCGGGGCCTCGGCCTGCGGGCGGGGCAGGGGCGCCTGGGCCGCAGCGGCGGACAGCGGCGAGGCTTCCTGCGGGGTGAGGGTCATGGCCTTGCGGGCGGACTTGCCCGCGTGGTCCACGTAGACGATGGCCGTGATGCCGCCGAAGATGATAAGCAGGATCAGGACGGCCATCATGGGGCGAACCTTCTTTCGCCAGGCTGCTCAAGCGTCGTTCGGCTCATTCTGACCAGTCTAACGCCCATCCGGCGGGTGCGCTGCATTCCGTCAATTGCCCGGCTTGGCCGGTGCGGTGGGCTGCTGTGGCGTGGGCTGCGTCTGCGTTCCGAGCGATTTCAGGTCCAGCAGGAAGTTGCCGTCGCTGGGCAGCATGATGGTCTGGACGCCGGGGGCCAGGCGCTCGGCCACCGTCAGCTGGATCAGTTGCGGGTTTTCCTTGAGGGCGCGGCCCCGCAAGGAGAGCGCCTCGGCCTCGCCCTTGGCCGTTTCGATGGCGGCCTTGGCCTTGCCCTCGGCCTGCACCACGTCGCGCTGGGCGCTGATCTCGGCCTGTTGCAGGCGATTTCTCTCCACGGCCACCTGCTGCTCAGCGGTCTGCTTTTGCTCGATGGCCTGGGCAACGCTCTCGGGGATCTTCAGTTCGCGCAGCAGGATGGCGTCGAGAATCAGGTTATTGCGCGCAAACGACTTCTGCAGTTCGGTGGTGATGCTGGCCTCCAGCTGGGTGCGCTGGTTGCTGATCAGGTCGGCGGCCCCGAACTGTCCGATGGAGTCGCGCACCTTGCTGCGAAGCTGGGGGCGCAGGACGGTGTTGATGTAGTTGCGTCCAAGGTCCTTATGGAGAATGGCCGCCTTGCTGCGGTCGATGCGGAACTGCACCGTCACGTCTGCTGTGATGTCCAGTCCCTCCTTGCTGCGGGCGCGGATTGACCCCTCGTCGTTCTGGGCCGCGTTCTGCGCGAGGGTCACTTCCTGAAGCCGGGCGTCGTACAGGTTCACCTGATCCACGAACGGCACCACGAAATGCAGCCCGGCCTCCAGTGGGTTAGGCTTGACGCCGCTCAGGGCGCTGAACACCACGCCCACAAACCCCGCCGGGATGACCCGCACGCTCTGCGACACGATCAGGCCTGCCACTACCACGCCGCCGATAATCCAGCCCAGGCGCGGGGAGATGCGAACCGGCGGCGGGCCGCTGGGATTGTTGACCGGATTGGTTATGTGGGGGGTGGAGTCGCGGTTGCGGCCGTCGCCAGGGTTGGTCATACACCCAGGTACGCGACCAGCGCGGCGAAAGTTGCTGCCCCACGGCCTGCTGCCCTTCACGGCAACAAAGAAGGGGACGCCTGAGCGCCCCCCGCTTCAGCGTTACTTCACTACTGCCGGATGATCTCCGCGTCCTTGGGCAACTGCTTGAGGCCCGCGGCGCTGAGGCCGGAGTTGACCTTGTAATTGCTGACGTTCAGGTCCGCCAGCGATTTGCCCGCGCTGCTCACGATCTGGATGCGGGTGGGCCGCCAGCCTGCCTCGGTGATGTACACGCGGGTCCGGTCGGTGGAGTTGCCGTTCTTGGGCGTGGCCTCCAGCTGGAACAGCCGCTTGCCTGCCGCGCCCGTGGTGGACAGCAGTTTCACGTTGTACTCCGACAGCAGCGCGGCGGCGTTGCTCAGCTGCGTGAAATCCAGGCCGCCGAAACCGGCGCCATCCGCCGCCTTCTTGGTGGACATAACCGTGACCTGGTTGGTCAGGAACAGGTACTGGCGAATCTCGTTCTTGTCGGCCACGACAATGTTGTCGGCCAGCGCGTCGGGCGCGTTGAACTGCAGGCGGGCCACGTTCTGCGCCGGAATGCTCTTGACCGTCAGGTCGATCTTCTGGGCGCTGGATTCCAGTGAGGCGCTGCCGCTCAGGCGGAACGAGACGTCCTTGGCGGCCTTCTGGGCGGCGTCGACTCTGGAGATGATGTCCTGGGCGGTCTGGGCGGAGGCGGAGGGAATCAGCAACACGCCGCAAAGGGCGAGAATGGACGTTAATTTGAGAGGTTTCCTCATGTCCGGAAGTATCGCGTCACGGCGTGTGAGAAGGCCGCGCGGCGGCTGACGCGGGGTTCACGCTCTGGCTGGGCTGGCTGGCTGGTCCGCCCGCCCCCGGCCCGTCAAGTCGGATGG
Proteins encoded in this region:
- a CDS encoding ABC transporter ATP-binding protein, whose product is MAEVILEHINKMYGSKQHAVKDFNLHIEDREFMVFVGPSGCGKSTTLRMIAGLEDISDGILKIGDRVVNDVPPKDRDIAMVFQNYALYPHMNVYENMAFGLKLRKTPKEEIERRVRDAAKILQIEHLLGRKPKELSGGQRQRVAMGRAIVREPAVFLMDEPLSNLDAKLRVEMRSQINQLHRRLGATIVYVTHDQVEAMTLGNRIVVMRDGLIMQVDTPMNLYDFPQNKFVAGFIGSPSMNLISGKVQNGQFMIGTDRVAAMGKLEQSLKAYEGKEVLMGIRPEHIGLIGLTETPVGTNVVRGKVVVVEPLGAQTDLIVEVAGQDVTVKVEGQALVQPGDDIELVIDQTRLHAFDTATELAIDRGTALGKRGQADTPALGYEYPGVAKKGAEAMLSKDRTVASD
- a CDS encoding prohibitin family protein, translating into MTNPGDGRNRDSTPHITNPVNNPSGPPPVRISPRLGWIIGGVVVAGLIVSQSVRVIPAGFVGVVFSALSGVKPNPLEAGLHFVVPFVDQVNLYDARLQEVTLAQNAAQNDEGSIRARSKEGLDITADVTVQFRIDRSKAAILHKDLGRNYINTVLRPQLRSKVRDSIGQFGAADLISNQRTQLEASITTELQKSFARNNLILDAILLRELKIPESVAQAIEQKQTAEQQVAVERNRLQQAEISAQRDVVQAEGKAKAAIETAKGEAEALSLRGRALKENPQLIQLTVAERLAPGVQTIMLPSDGNFLLDLKSLGTQTQPTPQQPTAPAKPGN
- the typA gene encoding translational GTPase TypA, producing the protein MEYRNIAIIAHVDHGKTTLVDALLRQTLKLGHGEEIAERAMDSNDLEKERGITILAKNTAVEYKGVKINIVDTPGHADFGGEVERVLGMVNGCLVLVDAAEGPMPQTRFVLRKAIELGLKPIVVINKIDRIDARPEEVVNMTFDLMADLGANDDQLDFPILYAIAREGKAFKDLNNPQEDMHELFEMVLEHIPAPPTDLEAPFQMLVTNLDYSEYLGRIVLGRVQRGTVKKGEFVQLMHKDGTMTKSRVIQPFTHMGLRRIEADQVSAGDIVALAGIEDAQIGETVADLADPEALPIITVDEPTVSMTFQPNTSPFAGKDGKYVTSRHLNDRLKREVMTNVSLKVEEVRPDEFIVSGRGELHLSILLETMRREGYEVQVGSPQVIIREIDGEKHEPVEHLVIDVPEQHASSVIGVLGGRKGQMVNMEPQGSRSRVEFKIPSRALFGFRNQFLSMTQGEGIMSHVFDGYAPWAGDIKIRQNGSLVSMEDGPAFAYSIWKLQDRGSFFIDAGAEVYVGMIVGENAREQDMNVNVCKNKKLTNVRSSGADDALTLTPPRRLSLEDALEYIGSDELVELTPHNIRLRKKVLNPSMRK
- a CDS encoding ABC transporter permease subunit, with product MWLEVWAQTMKDSRRSVLWWAVGITLYTVTLLAFFPLLKGNSALADLMQTLPQSLRALAGDNLGTPAGYVGGKLLSLMPVLLTIFAALQGSALIAGHEERGWLEFPLAQPLPRGALLLGRGAALLTMLLALGTVLFLSIWLAGQVFQAPLPAGRLLGAAALHTLGAWLFGALAFAVGAATGRSGLAAGVGAGLGIGLVVLQSVAAQVPLLGDVAWLNPWKYALSDLPLERGVSPTPLLVCLLLGAALVWIAAPVFGNRDVRG
- a CDS encoding ABC transporter ATP-binding protein translates to MNAIETSGLSKLYAPGVGLAPLTLSVPAGEIFGFIGPNGAGKTTAIRTLMGFLRPTGGRGQILGHDVWQQRVAVHRRVGYLPGEVHLVRDHTARDLMTRSCRLRGGASNTYGLEVARRLQLRLDVRLGTLSKGNRQKVGLTLALMHRPELLMLDEPTNGLDPLAQETALDLLREASSEGRTVFLSSHVLSEIERIAGRVGIIRRGELIRVEGVRELKASLPQQVTLRFARPPSVDLAALPGMSGGVTDGLDFRGQWRGGPDALVRALAGQSLSSLSLTPSTLEDAFMDEYRSETPRMADIHVA